Genomic window (bacterium):
AGGAGCCAGGCCTGCAGGGCGATCACCATCAGGATGACTATCGCGCAGGCCAGGTAGGGGGCGTGAAGGTTCCAGGCCCCGGCCACGTAGCCGCAGACCAGCGGCCCGGCCAGCGAGCCCAGGCCGATCATCGACTCATGCACCCCGGTGCGGTTGGAGCTTCCCGGCGGGCAACTGGTGCTGTAGTAGATGCTGGCCGTGTAGCTGAACCCGCCCGAGACCCCGATCAGGGCCATCGCCACGCCGTAGAGGACCACGTTGCCGGTCACGGCCAGCAGCAGTGTGCCGGGCAGGGTGACTATCTGGAACAGAAGGTAAATCCTGCGGTTGTACTGCCAGCCGTGCCAGTGGCGGACGATCCAGAACATCAGCATCTGGCCGGCGTGGATCAGGGCCAGCAGAAGGCCCAGCACCGTGCGGTCCAGATGGTCCACCTCCAGGGCCAGCTTGGGGAATATCATTTTGATCGAGCCGATCACGAACACCAAGGCGAAATTCGACAGCCAGCCGCAGTAGAGGAACCGCCGCCAGAGCTGCGCCCTCGCAGTGTCACCGCTGGAGCGCGAGACAAAATCGGCGCTGCCCATCCTGGCCTGGCCCTCCGAGTCGGACAGACGGGTGTTGATCAGCAGGATCGCCGCGCAGATGAACACGGACCAGAGAAACGGCAGGACCGAGCTGCTGCGGGTCAGGTAGCCACAGAGAAGGTGCCCCAGCGACAGGCCGAAACTCCAGCTCAGGCAGAATGCACCCAGGGTCGACATGAGGCTGCGGCGGT
Coding sequences:
- a CDS encoding MFS transporter — protein: MKLYNRHTIYASAFLMDVVYTFAVGAVAVYAIDLGASAVELGYIGAVSAFFYVIASLSGGYFSDRLSRRKMILVTSVLAGVFSFMLFRSRTVAQLALNFGLLYGCLGFYWPPMQALLADSGHRRSLMSTLGAFCLSWSFGLSLGHLLCGYLTRSSSVLPFLWSVFICAAILLINTRLSDSEGQARMGSADFVSRSSGDTARAQLWRRFLYCGWLSNFALVFVIGSIKMIFPKLALEVDHLDRTVLGLLLALIHAGQMLMFWIVRHWHGWQYNRRIYLLFQIVTLPGTLLLAVTGNVVLYGVAMALIGVSGGFSYTASIYYSTSCPPGSSNRTGVHESMIGLGSLAGPLVCGYVAGAWNLHAPYLACAIVILMVIALQAWLLYRPLKQEAPSAAADRA